A section of the Telopea speciosissima isolate NSW1024214 ecotype Mountain lineage chromosome 3, Tspe_v1, whole genome shotgun sequence genome encodes:
- the LOC122655585 gene encoding uncharacterized protein LOC122655585: protein MLKQGSFANQSPLPSLPVLINKTTPPYVVTRASSTINVLKLQNPGRRSIHCTATRRRVRYEDEDEDEDYGHNSDIAMLESYSESTRNEVLLVRAMLDDQEEEVLIFKGFSSCLSYRTSPDPSQSVLPARAVIKSIDRIKGPYNPSNVEYIEKDITWEDFKSRLLSDQI, encoded by the exons ATGTTGAAACAGGGAAGCTTCGCTAACCAATCTCCATTGCCTTCCTTACCCGTTCTCATAAACAAAACCACTCCCCCTTACGTAGTAACAAGAGCAAGTTCCACCATTAACGTTCTGAAGCTTCAAAATCCAGGTCGACGATCCATTCACTGTACTGCTACTAGGCGGAGGGTTAGATATGAAGAcgaagatgaggatgaagactacGGTCACAATTCCGATATCGCTATGTTGGAATCATACAGTGAGTCAACCAGGAACGAAGTTCTTCTGGTGCGAGCAATGTTGGatgatcaagaagaagaagtattaATCTTCAAG GGATTCTCTTCTTGCTTGAGCTATAGAACTTCACCGGATCCATCACAAAGTGTTCTTCCAGCAAGAGCAGTGATCAAGTCCATCGACCGAATTAAAGGACCCTATAATCCTTCCAATGTCGAGTACATAGAGAAAGACATAACATGGGAAGACTTTAAGAGTCGTCTTCTATCTGATCAAATctag